The window ACTCCTTGTTTCCGCAGGGAAGCAGGTTCTTATGGTGCACACGTACGCGGTTTAAATCGATTACACCAGTTTGATAAGGTAGAGGTTGTACAAATTACCCATCCAGATAAATCGTACGAAACATTGGAAGATATGAGCCAGTATGTTCAATCGCTTTTACAAGAGCTTGGTTTACACTACCGTGTTTTACGTTTATGTGGTGGCGATATGGGCTTCACATCGGCTATGACATACGATATGGAAGTGTGGAGTGCTGCTCAGGAACGTTGGTTAGAGGTTTCTTCTGTTTCTAACTTCGAAACTTATCAAACCAACCGTTTAAAACTACGTTTTAAAGGGAAAGAAGGCAAAGCACAACTGGCACACTCGTTAAACGGAAGTGCACTGGCATTACCACGTATTGTAGCTTCTATTTTAGAGAACTACCAAACCGAGAACGGCATTAAAATCCCTGAAGCTTTGGTGAAGTACACAGGGTTTGATATGATTGATTAGGGGTAACTAACGAAGTTTTGAGGGCAAGGTGCATGAGGAACTTCGATAGTTTAGCAAGAAGGGCTAAGACTTACGAAGTTTTCACCGCATAATCCTTAGCTAACTTCGTAAGAAGTGCATAAAAAAAGCTTTGCATCACTGCAAAGCTTTTTGTTTTTATATAGATAGATGTAATTTCGATTATAGGATCAGGATCAACAATAAGATGATGATGATAATGGCACCAACTGAAAGGTAAACACCACCAGAGATTGCGCGTGCTTGTCCTTTTAACTCTCTTAATTCGCTGCGTAATGCCTTACGTTCTGCTTTAGTTAGGTTTGATTTGTCCATGTCTCTGATTTCTTCAACACGGGTTTTAATTCTTTCTAATTTTACAGCCTGTTCTGCAGTTAATTCAGTTGGATTCTTAGCAGGTTTATCAGCTGCCTGAGCCGAATTAAAACTAATGCCTAAAGCGAAAACCAAGGCTAGCGTGTAGATGAATTTTTTCATAATATTAATTTTTTTAGTGTTCGACCTCTAACTAACAAAAAACCTACCAAAATGTTCTGGTAGGTTTTAAAAACAGCTAATTAAATGTTAAATATGTTATTTGATTTCGAAAACTACATTAACACTGAAGTTTAACTTAATTTTTTTGAAGTCGATTTCCGGTGCAGCATCTGCAGATTCGGCCATTGCCGACTTCATCATGTAGTTTCTGTAAACAGGTTGTACAACATTGTCGCCACCATCCTGTATCTCAATTACGCTACCTAATTTATCGCCCAAAGCTTCTACCATGTAAGCCGCTTTTTCTTTTGCAGCTAATAAGGCTTTAATTTTCAGCTCTTTTTTCAGGCTTTCGATTTTGCTGTAATCATAGCTTTCGATGTTGGTGTTTGCAATACCTTTGGCATCAATGGCCTCAATGATGGTGTTAAACTTGTTTAAATCGCTAACTTTTAAGCGGTATTGTTTGCTGGCTAAAAAATCAGGATTTTTCTTTTTCTCTGTAGCATAGTTCCAGCTGCTTAAATTGCTGATGGTTAAATTTTCTTTTGCAATACCAGCTTTTTGAACCGCTGCATAGAGTTGTTTTTCTAATTCAGTAATTTCTACTTTTTTCTTACCGTTTAAGTATTCTTTTAGCGAAAT is drawn from Pedobacter sp. HDW13 and contains these coding sequences:
- a CDS encoding SIMPL domain-containing protein, with protein sequence MKKLIALALVAFLGLSTAMAQQVDLRRKINVSGTSETEVTPDIIYIGISLKEYLNGKKKVEITELEKQLYAAVQKAGIAKENLTISNLSSWNYATEKKKNPDFLASKQYRLKVSDLNKFNTIIEAIDAKGIANTNIESYDYSKIESLKKELKIKALLAAKEKAAYMVEALGDKLGSVIEIQDGGDNVVQPVYRNYMMKSAMAESADAAPEIDFKKIKLNFSVNVVFEIK